The Neovison vison isolate M4711 chromosome 5, ASM_NN_V1, whole genome shotgun sequence genome includes a region encoding these proteins:
- the ALDH3A2 gene encoding aldehyde dehydrogenase family 3 member A2 isoform X2 has protein sequence MESRIQRVRDAFASGRSRPLRFRLQQLEALRRMVQEREKDILQAIGADLCKSEFNAYSQEVITILGELDLVLENLPEWVTATPAKKNLLTMLDEAYVQPEPLGVVLIIGAWNYPFVLTIQPLIGAIAAGNAVIIKPSELSEKTAQLLAKLLPQYLDQELYAVINGGIPETTELLKQRFDHILYTGNTAVGKIVMEAAAKHLTPVTLELGGKSPCYVDTDCDLDVACRRITWGKYMNCGQTCIAPDYVLCEPSLQHQIVQKIKETVKEFYGENIKESPDYERIINLRHFKRILNLLEGQKIAFGGETDEATRYVAPTILTDVDPEARVMQEEIFGPILPIVPVKDADEAIKFINSREKPLAFYIFSHNDKLVRRMIEGTSSGGVTANDVIMHFTLSSLPFGGVGSSGMGAYHGKYSFDTFSHQRPCLLKSLKREGANKLRYPPNSQSKVDWAKFFILKRFNRGKLGLLLLALLGVVAAVLLKKHKAVLRRKALLIFLAAQTALSRKQ, from the exons ATGGAGAGCCGAATCCAGCGAGTTCGCGACGCGTTCGCGTCCGGCCGGTCGCGCCCGCTGAGGTTCCGGCTGCAGCAGCTCGAGGCCCTGCGCAGGATGGTGCAGGAGCGCGAGAAGGACATCCTGCAAGCCATCGGCGCCGATCTGTGCAAG AGTGAATTCAACGCATACAGTCAGGAAGTCATTACCATTCTTGGCGAACTGGATCTTGTGCTGGAGAATCTTCCTGAATGGGTTACTGCCACGCCAGCCAAGAAGAACTTGCTGACCATGCTGGACGAGGCCTATGTCCAGCCAGAGCCCCTGGGAGTCGTACTCATCATCGGAGCTTGGAACTACCCCTTTGTTCTCACCATTCAGCCTCTGATCGGAGCCATTGCTGCAG GAAATGCTGTCATTATCAAGCCTTCTGAACTAAGTGAAAAAACAGCTCAGCTCTTGGCCAAACTCCTCCCGCAGTATTTGGACCAG GAATTGTATGCCGTGATTAATGGTGGCATCCCTGAAACCACGGAGCTCCTGAAACAGCGGTTTGACCACATCCTCTATACGGGGAACACGGCTGTTGGGAAGATTGTCATGGAAGCTGCTGCCAAGCACTTGACCCCCGTGACACTTGAGCTGGGAGGCAAGAGCCCGTGTTACGTCGACACAGATTGTGACCTGGACGTCGCCTGCCG GCGCATAACTTGGGGGAAATACATGAATTGTGGCCAAACCTGCATTGCTCCTGACTATGTCCTCTGTGAACCGTCCCTCCAGCATCAAATTGTGCAGAAGATTAAGGAAACCGTGAAG GAATTTTAtggtgaaaatataaaagaatctcCCGATTATGAGAGGATCATCAACCTTCGTCATTTTAAGAGGATACTAAATTTGCTGGAAGGACAGAAGATCGCTTTCGGTGGGGAGACCGATGAGGCCACACGCTACGTAG CCCCAACGATCCTTACTGACGTCGATCCTGAAGCCAGGGTGATGCAAGAAGAAATTTTCGGGCCCATTCTTCCCATCGTGCCTGTGAAGGATGCCGACGAGGCCATAAAGTTCATCAACAGCCGTGAAAAGCCACTGGCCTTCTACATCTTTTCTCACAATGATAAG CTCGTCAGACGGATGATCGAAGGCACGTCCAGCGGCGGTGTCACGGCCAACGATGTCATCATGCACTTCACCCTCAGCTCGCTGCCCTTTGGGGGGGTAG GTTCTAGCGGAATGGGAGCTTACCATGGGAAGTACAGTTTTGATACCTTCTCTCATCAGCGGCCCTGTCTGCTGAAGAGTTTAAAGAGGGAAGGTGCTAACAAGCTCAGGTATCCTCCCAACAGCCAGTCAAAGGTGGATTGGGCAAAATTCTTCATCCTGAAGCGCTTCAACAGAGGAAAACTCGGTCTGCTGTTGCTGGCTCTCCTGGGCGTTGTGGCGGCTGTGCTGCTCAAG AAACACAAGGCTGTGCTGAGGAGAAAGGCCCTGTTGATTTTTCTCGCAGCTCAGACTGCATTGTCCCGTAAGCAGTGA
- the ALDH3A2 gene encoding aldehyde dehydrogenase family 3 member A2 isoform X1, which translates to MESRIQRVRDAFASGRSRPLRFRLQQLEALRRMVQEREKDILQAIGADLCKSEFNAYSQEVITILGELDLVLENLPEWVTATPAKKNLLTMLDEAYVQPEPLGVVLIIGAWNYPFVLTIQPLIGAIAAGNAVIIKPSELSEKTAQLLAKLLPQYLDQELYAVINGGIPETTELLKQRFDHILYTGNTAVGKIVMEAAAKHLTPVTLELGGKSPCYVDTDCDLDVACRRITWGKYMNCGQTCIAPDYVLCEPSLQHQIVQKIKETVKEFYGENIKESPDYERIINLRHFKRILNLLEGQKIAFGGETDEATRYVAPTILTDVDPEARVMQEEIFGPILPIVPVKDADEAIKFINSREKPLAFYIFSHNDKLVRRMIEGTSSGGVTANDVIMHFTLSSLPFGGVGSSGMGAYHGKYSFDTFSHQRPCLLKSLKREGANKLRYPPNSQSKVDWAKFFILKRFNRGKLGLLLLALLGVVAAVLLKLRLHCPVSSDDHRSHGPALSLRVRPDTTEERSYSNSWLPLPYYSSVKQLMNQSF; encoded by the exons ATGGAGAGCCGAATCCAGCGAGTTCGCGACGCGTTCGCGTCCGGCCGGTCGCGCCCGCTGAGGTTCCGGCTGCAGCAGCTCGAGGCCCTGCGCAGGATGGTGCAGGAGCGCGAGAAGGACATCCTGCAAGCCATCGGCGCCGATCTGTGCAAG AGTGAATTCAACGCATACAGTCAGGAAGTCATTACCATTCTTGGCGAACTGGATCTTGTGCTGGAGAATCTTCCTGAATGGGTTACTGCCACGCCAGCCAAGAAGAACTTGCTGACCATGCTGGACGAGGCCTATGTCCAGCCAGAGCCCCTGGGAGTCGTACTCATCATCGGAGCTTGGAACTACCCCTTTGTTCTCACCATTCAGCCTCTGATCGGAGCCATTGCTGCAG GAAATGCTGTCATTATCAAGCCTTCTGAACTAAGTGAAAAAACAGCTCAGCTCTTGGCCAAACTCCTCCCGCAGTATTTGGACCAG GAATTGTATGCCGTGATTAATGGTGGCATCCCTGAAACCACGGAGCTCCTGAAACAGCGGTTTGACCACATCCTCTATACGGGGAACACGGCTGTTGGGAAGATTGTCATGGAAGCTGCTGCCAAGCACTTGACCCCCGTGACACTTGAGCTGGGAGGCAAGAGCCCGTGTTACGTCGACACAGATTGTGACCTGGACGTCGCCTGCCG GCGCATAACTTGGGGGAAATACATGAATTGTGGCCAAACCTGCATTGCTCCTGACTATGTCCTCTGTGAACCGTCCCTCCAGCATCAAATTGTGCAGAAGATTAAGGAAACCGTGAAG GAATTTTAtggtgaaaatataaaagaatctcCCGATTATGAGAGGATCATCAACCTTCGTCATTTTAAGAGGATACTAAATTTGCTGGAAGGACAGAAGATCGCTTTCGGTGGGGAGACCGATGAGGCCACACGCTACGTAG CCCCAACGATCCTTACTGACGTCGATCCTGAAGCCAGGGTGATGCAAGAAGAAATTTTCGGGCCCATTCTTCCCATCGTGCCTGTGAAGGATGCCGACGAGGCCATAAAGTTCATCAACAGCCGTGAAAAGCCACTGGCCTTCTACATCTTTTCTCACAATGATAAG CTCGTCAGACGGATGATCGAAGGCACGTCCAGCGGCGGTGTCACGGCCAACGATGTCATCATGCACTTCACCCTCAGCTCGCTGCCCTTTGGGGGGGTAG GTTCTAGCGGAATGGGAGCTTACCATGGGAAGTACAGTTTTGATACCTTCTCTCATCAGCGGCCCTGTCTGCTGAAGAGTTTAAAGAGGGAAGGTGCTAACAAGCTCAGGTATCCTCCCAACAGCCAGTCAAAGGTGGATTGGGCAAAATTCTTCATCCTGAAGCGCTTCAACAGAGGAAAACTCGGTCTGCTGTTGCTGGCTCTCCTGGGCGTTGTGGCGGCTGTGCTGCTCAAG CTCAGACTGCATTGTCCCGTAAGCAGTGACGACCACAGATCCCACGGCCCAGCTCTGTCTTTAAGAGTGAG gCCAGATACTACTGAAGAAAGATCCTATTCAAACTCCTGGTTGCCTCTACCGTATTATTCCTCTGTTAAACAGTTAATGAACCAATCATTTTAA
- the ALDH3A2 gene encoding aldehyde dehydrogenase family 3 member A2 isoform X3 produces MESRIQRVRDAFASGRSRPLRFRLQQLEALRRMVQEREKDILQAIGADLCKSEFNAYSQEVITILGELDLVLENLPEWVTATPAKKNLLTMLDEAYVQPEPLGVVLIIGAWNYPFVLTIQPLIGAIAAGNAVIIKPSELSEKTAQLLAKLLPQYLDQELYAVINGGIPETTELLKQRFDHILYTGNTAVGKIVMEAAAKHLTPVTLELGGKSPCYVDTDCDLDVACRRITWGKYMNCGQTCIAPDYVLCEPSLQHQIVQKIKETVKEFYGENIKESPDYERIINLRHFKRILNLLEGQKIAFGGETDEATRYVAPTILTDVDPEARVMQEEIFGPILPIVPVKDADEAIKFINSREKPLAFYIFSHNDKLVRRMIEGTSSGGVTANDVIMHFTLSSLPFGGVGSSGMGAYHGKYSFDTFSHQRPCLLKSLKREGANKLRYPPNSQSKVDWAKFFILKRFNRGKLGLLLLALLGVVAAVLLKARYY; encoded by the exons ATGGAGAGCCGAATCCAGCGAGTTCGCGACGCGTTCGCGTCCGGCCGGTCGCGCCCGCTGAGGTTCCGGCTGCAGCAGCTCGAGGCCCTGCGCAGGATGGTGCAGGAGCGCGAGAAGGACATCCTGCAAGCCATCGGCGCCGATCTGTGCAAG AGTGAATTCAACGCATACAGTCAGGAAGTCATTACCATTCTTGGCGAACTGGATCTTGTGCTGGAGAATCTTCCTGAATGGGTTACTGCCACGCCAGCCAAGAAGAACTTGCTGACCATGCTGGACGAGGCCTATGTCCAGCCAGAGCCCCTGGGAGTCGTACTCATCATCGGAGCTTGGAACTACCCCTTTGTTCTCACCATTCAGCCTCTGATCGGAGCCATTGCTGCAG GAAATGCTGTCATTATCAAGCCTTCTGAACTAAGTGAAAAAACAGCTCAGCTCTTGGCCAAACTCCTCCCGCAGTATTTGGACCAG GAATTGTATGCCGTGATTAATGGTGGCATCCCTGAAACCACGGAGCTCCTGAAACAGCGGTTTGACCACATCCTCTATACGGGGAACACGGCTGTTGGGAAGATTGTCATGGAAGCTGCTGCCAAGCACTTGACCCCCGTGACACTTGAGCTGGGAGGCAAGAGCCCGTGTTACGTCGACACAGATTGTGACCTGGACGTCGCCTGCCG GCGCATAACTTGGGGGAAATACATGAATTGTGGCCAAACCTGCATTGCTCCTGACTATGTCCTCTGTGAACCGTCCCTCCAGCATCAAATTGTGCAGAAGATTAAGGAAACCGTGAAG GAATTTTAtggtgaaaatataaaagaatctcCCGATTATGAGAGGATCATCAACCTTCGTCATTTTAAGAGGATACTAAATTTGCTGGAAGGACAGAAGATCGCTTTCGGTGGGGAGACCGATGAGGCCACACGCTACGTAG CCCCAACGATCCTTACTGACGTCGATCCTGAAGCCAGGGTGATGCAAGAAGAAATTTTCGGGCCCATTCTTCCCATCGTGCCTGTGAAGGATGCCGACGAGGCCATAAAGTTCATCAACAGCCGTGAAAAGCCACTGGCCTTCTACATCTTTTCTCACAATGATAAG CTCGTCAGACGGATGATCGAAGGCACGTCCAGCGGCGGTGTCACGGCCAACGATGTCATCATGCACTTCACCCTCAGCTCGCTGCCCTTTGGGGGGGTAG GTTCTAGCGGAATGGGAGCTTACCATGGGAAGTACAGTTTTGATACCTTCTCTCATCAGCGGCCCTGTCTGCTGAAGAGTTTAAAGAGGGAAGGTGCTAACAAGCTCAGGTATCCTCCCAACAGCCAGTCAAAGGTGGATTGGGCAAAATTCTTCATCCTGAAGCGCTTCAACAGAGGAAAACTCGGTCTGCTGTTGCTGGCTCTCCTGGGCGTTGTGGCGGCTGTGCTGCTCAAG gCCAGATACTACTGA